The following DNA comes from Gloeocapsa sp. DLM2.Bin57.
AATCAAAGCCTCTGTAAAGCGATTCACCATATAACCAATAGTGATTAACCCCATCAAAATTAGCCCCATGGTAAACAGACGTCCTCGCACTCCTAGGGGTTGAACTTCGAGGAATCCCACGGTAGAAAGGGTAATAATGGTCATATAAGCAGCATCTGACCATGACCAACCCTCTACTTGAGAGTACCAAACCGTACCACCTAGGATAATAGATAGCAGGGTAAAAACACCTGTTATTAAGTCTTTCCTAATTTGTTGATATTTTCTTTGGATTAACATTGAGAAGTTTGTATAGAAAAAACTTTGTGCACAATTGAGTACAGTTAGAATAAAGTACAGTAAATCTAACTAAATTTTGTCATTTTCACGAGGATTAATTTGTGAGTCTAGAAACCCTTAATTTACAATCTCCTGTTTTATCTCCCCCAAGTCATTTTGACATGACCGAATTCGATCGCTATGTGATGAAAACCTATGGACGTTTTCCCATCGCTTTAGTTAAAGGAAGTGGTTGTCGGGTAACGGATAACAACGGGAAAGAATATCTGGATTTTGTCGCTGGTATTGCTACTGCTACTTTAGGTCATGCTCACCCTAATTTAATTAAAACGGTAACGGAACAAATTCAAAAGTTACACCACGTGTCTAACTTGTATTATATACCAGAACAGGGAGAATTAGCGCGTTGGATCGTAGAGCATTCCTGTGCTGATAAAGTGTTTTTCTGTAATTCTGGTGCTGAAGCTAACGAAGCTGCTATCAAATTAGTTCGTAAATACGCTCATCAAAAACTTGATTTAGACAACCCAGTTATTTTAACTGCTCATGCGAGTTTTCATGGACGTACTCTAGCTACCATTACCGCAACAGGACAACCTAAATATCAAAAAGATTTTAGCCCTTTAGTACCTGGTTTTGCTTATGTTCCCTATAATGATATCGCAGCGATTGAAAACGCGATCACCGATATTGACGAAGGAAACACCCGAGTTGCCGGAATTATGTTAGAAGCTCTCCAAGGAGAGGGTGGAGTACGTCCTGGTGAACTAGAATACTTCTTAAGATTGCGTAAAATCTGTGATGAAACCGGTATCTTACTCATTTTCGATGAAGTACAAGTAGGGGTAGGACGTACAGGTAAATACTGGGGTTACGAAAATCTAGGGGTAGAGCCAGATATCTTCACTAGCGCTAAAGGTTTAGCAGGAGGTATCCCTATCGGTGCAATGATGTGTAAAGAGTTTTGTAACGTGTTTGAACCAGGAAGTCATGCTAGTACATTCGGAGGTAACCCCTTCGCTTGTGCTGCAGGATT
Coding sequences within:
- a CDS encoding aspartate aminotransferase family protein, with translation MTEFDRYVMKTYGRFPIALVKGSGCRVTDNNGKEYLDFVAGIATATLGHAHPNLIKTVTEQIQKLHHVSNLYYIPEQGELARWIVEHSCADKVFFCNSGAEANEAAIKLVRKYAHQKLDLDNPVILTAHASFHGRTLATITATGQPKYQKDFSPLVPGFAYVPYNDIAAIENAITDIDEGNTRVAGIMLEALQGEGGVRPGELEYFLRLRKICDETGILLIFDEVQVGVGRTGKYWGYENLGVEPDIFTSAKGLAGGIPIGAMMCKEFCNVFEPGSHASTFGGNPFACAAGLSVLRTIETENILQNVQQRGEQLRTRLRAIAMKYPQLCKEVRGWGLINGLELHSDSKITSIDVVKAAMTEGLLLAPAGPTVVRFVPPLIVSSEEVEEAAVKLERAIAATL